The nucleotide window CGGATTTTCATGAGTATTCTGTTCCACCTAAGCTAGCCCTCTATGCAATAAATGCAGATTATCAGCCAGATGATGATAAATATTTATACTTGCCGTATGATTATGGTGTGTCCCCGAATTTGTATGGAGGCTTTTTTTATGCGGAAGATGCGACCTATAGATTCAATATCACGAATCATTTGCAAGCAATCCTCGAAAATGAAGAGGTTGGAAATAATGGATTTTATCTTTCTACTCTTTATCAAAATGAACAGACGCGAAGGGTCGTTTTGAAAGGTTCAACTAGTCATGTTGGAATTCGTTTGGGAGTGACTTATACAAAATTGAATTAGCGCTTACTGATCGGTTCCACCGAAAAATTAACAGAAACAAATATGTGTGGAATAGTTGGTTATATTGGCGATAAAAATGTATACCCGATCCTTATAAAAGGGTTGCAGCGATTAGAATACCGGGGATATGATTCCGCCGGTATTGCTATTTATAACAGTACATTAAACGTCTATAAACGTCAAGGAAAAGTTAGTGAACTTGAGGCTTTTGTTGCCGATAAAAATGTTGAAGGGAGTATCGGAATAGGCCATACCCGGTGGGCAACACATGGCGAACCCAATGATGAAAATGCTCATCCACATCAATCGATGCATGGAAACTTTGTTTTGGTGCACAATGGTATTATTGAAAATTATGCCAGGCTAAAGAGAGATCTTACGGAGAAAGGATTTGAATTTCAATCGGACACCGATACGGAAGTGCTGGCCAACCTGATTGAATATTTCTATCAGATGGATGAGGTTGAAGATGCAGAAACAGCTGTTCGTTTGGCTCTTTCGAAAGTCGTTGGTGCTTATGGTATCGTTGTTATCTGCAAGGACGAAAAACATCGGATTATAGCGGCTCGGATGGGGAGTCCTTTGGTAATTGGTATTGGGCAAGGAGAGTATTTCTTAGCTTCGGATGCCAGCCCGATTGTTGAATACACTGATAGTGTGATTTACCTGAATGACGGTGATGTGGCCATTATCGAGAAGAATAGTCTGACCCTGAAAACGGTGCAGAATAATCCGGCCAACTTTAAAATTACCAAAGTTGACTTGAGCATTGGTGATTTGGATAAGGGAGACTTTGAGCATTATATGCTGAAGGAAATTTTCGAACAGCCTAAAACTATATCCGATACCTATAGAGGTCGCATACGACCAAATCAAAACGATATAAATCTGGGTGGTTTGATTGATGTTTTTCCACAAATTGTTTCGGCCAACCGGATCATCATTATAGGATGTGGAACTTCTTGGCATGCAGCTTTGGTGGCAGAGTATCTCATCGAAGAATATGCCCGGGTGCCTGTTGAGGTTGAATATGCTTCGGAATTTCGATACCGAAAACCCATTATCAGCAAAGGAGATGTTGTTATTGCGATTAGCCAAAGCGGCGAAACTGCCGATACCCTGGCAGCGTTAAAAATGGCGAAAGAAAAAGGCGCGCTCATCTTAGGTATTTGCAATGTTGTTGGTTCAAGCATTGCACGCGAAACCGATGCCGGAGTTTATACACACGCTGGAACTGAAATTGGAGTAGCTTCCACAAAAGCTTTTACAGCTCAGGTTACTGTGCTTACCTTGTTGGCATTTAAGCTCGCCAAAGAACGTGGTGAAATTGACCAGGAGTTCTACGAAATGCTCATAGCCGAGCTGTTGGAAATTCCGGCAAAAATAGAGACGATTTTGATGAGCCATCCTCATATCAAGGAGGTGGCTGAAAAATATAAAGACGCGATTAATGCACTGTATTTAGGGCGCGGATATCTGTTCCCGGTTGCCTTGGAAGGTGCGTTAAAATTGAAAGAAATTTCATACATGCACGCCGAAGGTTATGCTGCAGGAGAGATGAAACATGGACCAATAGCCTTGGTTGACGATAACTTACCTGTGGTGGTGGTTTCGGCTAAGGATAGCTATTATGAGAAAGTTGTAAGCAACATTCAGGAGGTGAAAGCTCGCAAGGGAAATGTCATTGCGGTTGTGACTGAAGGTGATAATGGATTGCGAAAAATGGCTGATGACTTATTAGAAGTTCCCGAGTCGCATCCGGCTGTCGCTGCATTGCTAACAGTTATTCCGCTTCAGCTTTTTGCCTATTACATCGCAGTTATGCGAGGTTGCGATGTTGATCAACCACGAAATCTGGCGAAGTCAGTAACCGTGGAATAATTAACAATTACAAGTCAGCAAATCATTCTGAAATTAGTATGTTTGTTCAGGTTTTAGAACTATGAGAAAAATTTTCCCCATACTCATATTGACTTATGTGACGTATCTGGTTTTCACAACATCGTGTGCTAACCCGGGAATGCCTACCGGAGGTCCAAAGGATTCGATACCGCCCGATGTTATTAAAACGGGACCTGAGTTTAACGCTATAAATTTTGATGGCAACGAGATCAGTCTGACGTTTGACGAATTTGTCGTTGTCGATAAATTAAGAGAAGGGCTTGTGGTTTCTCCTCCTTTAAAAGAGCGTCCTATGATCCGGACAAAGTCAAAAACGCTAATTATTGACTTAGGCGA belongs to uncultured Sunxiuqinia sp. and includes:
- the glmS gene encoding glutamine--fructose-6-phosphate transaminase (isomerizing); this encodes MCGIVGYIGDKNVYPILIKGLQRLEYRGYDSAGIAIYNSTLNVYKRQGKVSELEAFVADKNVEGSIGIGHTRWATHGEPNDENAHPHQSMHGNFVLVHNGIIENYARLKRDLTEKGFEFQSDTDTEVLANLIEYFYQMDEVEDAETAVRLALSKVVGAYGIVVICKDEKHRIIAARMGSPLVIGIGQGEYFLASDASPIVEYTDSVIYLNDGDVAIIEKNSLTLKTVQNNPANFKITKVDLSIGDLDKGDFEHYMLKEIFEQPKTISDTYRGRIRPNQNDINLGGLIDVFPQIVSANRIIIIGCGTSWHAALVAEYLIEEYARVPVEVEYASEFRYRKPIISKGDVVIAISQSGETADTLAALKMAKEKGALILGICNVVGSSIARETDAGVYTHAGTEIGVASTKAFTAQVTVLTLLAFKLAKERGEIDQEFYEMLIAELLEIPAKIETILMSHPHIKEVAEKYKDAINALYLGRGYLFPVALEGALKLKEISYMHAEGYAAGEMKHGPIALVDDNLPVVVVSAKDSYYEKVVSNIQEVKARKGNVIAVVTEGDNGLRKMADDLLEVPESHPAVAALLTVIPLQLFAYYIAVMRGCDVDQPRNLAKSVTVE